A genomic segment from Streptomyces antibioticus encodes:
- a CDS encoding RDD family protein, producing MSAPTPAPGDDRPREGFYPDPSIPGYVRYWNGSAWVPGTSRPAPSAGEPLTPPAASVEETGPHFFDEDPSPAQQNDGRSEPASAWGADRARQSGFGGDQDRRVSWGAAPQGADPGLGTAEPGESPAGGAPEPPGTGGPSFAPRPPEPTPSSSSAAAQAPAPAPVSASAPAKPGFGAGKAAADRAAAVQAGGAEGFPPAAGQAPTVPPQSSGPAPMSQGLGGGQSSWAQQVHRLAGGDEPVAPWKPPVDDIFQAAARRQAAARPASLGKRFAARLVDTLVLAAVTSAAAVPLGVKALEHVNDKIDAAKLSGRTVTVWLLDGTTSVYLGIVVGVLLIVGILYEALPTARWGRTLGKKLFGLDVRDIEAHEPPTFGAALRRWLVYSIPGLLAIGLVGTLWCLFDRPWRQCWHDKAAHTFVAG from the coding sequence ATGAGCGCCCCAACCCCGGCCCCCGGCGACGACCGGCCCCGCGAAGGGTTCTACCCGGACCCGTCCATCCCCGGATACGTCCGGTACTGGAACGGCTCCGCCTGGGTGCCCGGCACCAGCCGGCCGGCCCCCTCGGCCGGCGAACCGCTCACGCCTCCGGCGGCCTCCGTCGAGGAGACCGGCCCGCACTTCTTCGACGAGGACCCGAGCCCGGCACAGCAGAACGACGGCCGGTCCGAGCCCGCGTCCGCGTGGGGCGCCGACCGCGCCCGCCAGTCGGGCTTCGGCGGCGACCAGGACCGCCGGGTGTCCTGGGGCGCCGCCCCGCAGGGCGCGGACCCGGGACTCGGGACGGCGGAGCCGGGCGAGTCCCCAGCGGGGGGCGCTCCCGAGCCGCCCGGCACCGGCGGCCCGTCCTTCGCTCCGCGCCCCCCGGAACCGACGCCGTCCTCCTCCTCCGCCGCCGCACAGGCACCCGCCCCTGCTCCCGTTTCCGCTTCCGCTCCCGCGAAGCCCGGCTTCGGGGCCGGGAAGGCGGCGGCCGACCGTGCCGCGGCCGTGCAGGCCGGCGGTGCCGAGGGCTTCCCGCCCGCGGCGGGGCAGGCGCCGACCGTCCCCCCGCAGTCCTCCGGTCCCGCGCCGATGAGCCAGGGGCTGGGCGGCGGGCAGTCGTCCTGGGCCCAGCAGGTGCACCGGCTCGCGGGCGGCGACGAACCGGTCGCGCCGTGGAAGCCGCCGGTCGACGACATCTTCCAGGCCGCCGCCCGCCGCCAGGCCGCGGCCCGTCCCGCCTCCCTCGGCAAGCGGTTCGCGGCCCGGCTGGTGGACACCCTGGTCCTCGCGGCGGTCACCTCGGCCGCCGCCGTACCGCTCGGTGTGAAGGCCCTCGAGCACGTCAACGACAAGATCGACGCGGCCAAGCTCAGTGGACGGACCGTCACGGTCTGGCTGCTCGACGGCACGACGTCCGTGTACCTGGGCATCGTCGTCGGCGTGCTCCTGATCGTCGGCATCCTCTACGAGGCCCTGCCCACGGCCCGCTGGGGCCGCACCCTGGGCAAGAAGCTGTTCGGCCTCGACGTCCGCGACATCGAGGCCCACGAACCCCCGACCTTCGGCGCGGCCCTCCGCCGCTGGCTGGTCTACAGCATCCCCGGCCTCCTGGCCATCGGCCTCGTGGGCACCCTCTGGTGCCTCTTCGACCGCCCCTGGCGCCAGTGCTGGCACGACAAGGCGGCGCACACGTTCGTCGCGGGCTGA
- a CDS encoding Lrp/AsnC family transcriptional regulator yields the protein MAIDHLDGRIIVLLAREPRIGVLEMSRRLGVARGTAQARLDRLQSNGVIRGFGPDVDPAALGYPVTAFATLQIRQGQGADVRAHLATVPEVLELHTTTGSGDMLCRLVARSNADLQRVIDLVVGFDGIVRASTAIVMENAVPLRIIPLVEQAARDRET from the coding sequence GTGGCGATCGATCATCTGGACGGACGCATCATCGTGCTGCTGGCCCGGGAGCCGCGGATCGGGGTGCTGGAGATGTCCCGGCGGCTGGGGGTCGCCCGGGGCACCGCGCAGGCGCGGCTGGACCGGCTTCAGTCGAATGGCGTCATCCGCGGTTTCGGCCCGGACGTGGATCCGGCGGCCCTCGGCTACCCGGTCACCGCGTTCGCCACGCTCCAGATCCGGCAGGGCCAAGGGGCCGACGTACGGGCCCACTTGGCGACCGTGCCGGAGGTCCTCGAACTGCACACCACCACCGGCAGCGGGGACATGCTGTGCCGGCTGGTGGCCCGCTCCAACGCCGATCTCCAGCGGGTCATCGACCTGGTTGTCGGTTTTGATGGGATCGTCCGGGCCTCCACCGCGATCGTGATGGAGAACGCCGTACCGCTGCGGATCATCCCGCTGGTGGAGCAGGCGGCCCGCGACCGGGAGACCTAG
- a CDS encoding betaine/proline/choline family ABC transporter ATP-binding protein (Members of the family are the ATP-binding subunit of ABC transporters for substrates such as betaine, L-proline or other amino acids, choline, carnitine, etc. The substrate specificity is best determined from the substrate-binding subunit, rather than this subunit, as it interacts with the permease subunit and not with substrate directly.): MSMEIGAGETVVLVGPSGCGKSTTLKMINRLIEPTGGRIRIDGEDVTAIDPVRLRRKVGYAIQSSGLFPHMTVAQNIALVPRMIGWSAARIRDRVEEMLDLVGLDPGEFHDRYPRRLSGGQQQRVGVARALAADPPVLLMDEPFGAVDPITRDHLQDELIRLQRELRKTIVFVTHDFDEAIKLADRIAVLRERSHIAQFDTPEAILTHPADDFVSGFVGAGAALKRLNLTRVRDVRVVAHPTVSVDDTLPDVVRRLDACGRDEVLVLDLSGRPRRWLRRADLPDPPGPLDGAGTPVDGATVGEDATLRDALEAVLTNGSGRVAVTGPQGEYTGVVDVGTLMDAVHELLEDDRRRAGRDTDGQGWEG, translated from the coding sequence GTGAGCATGGAGATCGGGGCGGGCGAGACCGTCGTCCTGGTCGGACCGTCCGGCTGCGGGAAGTCCACCACCCTGAAGATGATCAACCGGCTGATCGAGCCGACCGGCGGCCGCATCCGCATCGACGGCGAGGACGTCACCGCCATCGACCCGGTACGGCTGCGCCGCAAGGTCGGGTACGCGATCCAGTCCTCCGGGCTGTTCCCCCATATGACCGTCGCCCAGAACATCGCCCTGGTCCCCCGCATGATCGGCTGGTCCGCGGCCCGGATCCGGGACCGGGTGGAGGAGATGCTCGACCTGGTCGGGCTCGACCCCGGCGAGTTCCACGACCGCTATCCGCGCCGCCTCTCCGGCGGCCAGCAGCAGCGGGTGGGCGTGGCGAGGGCGCTGGCCGCCGATCCGCCGGTCCTGCTGATGGACGAACCCTTCGGCGCCGTCGACCCGATCACCCGCGACCACCTCCAGGACGAGCTGATCCGGCTCCAGCGCGAGCTGCGCAAGACGATCGTGTTCGTCACCCACGACTTCGACGAGGCGATCAAGCTGGCCGACCGGATCGCGGTGCTGCGCGAGCGCTCGCACATCGCCCAGTTCGACACCCCGGAGGCGATCCTCACCCATCCGGCGGACGACTTCGTGTCCGGGTTCGTGGGCGCCGGGGCGGCGCTGAAGCGGCTCAACCTGACCCGGGTGCGGGACGTGCGGGTCGTCGCGCACCCGACGGTGTCCGTCGACGACACGCTCCCGGACGTCGTCCGACGGCTGGACGCCTGCGGCCGCGACGAGGTCCTCGTCCTCGACCTGAGCGGCCGGCCCCGCAGATGGCTGCGCCGCGCCGACCTGCCGGACCCCCCGGGCCCGCTGGACGGCGCCGGGACACCGGTGGACGGCGCCACGGTCGGCGAGGACGCGACCCTGCGGGACGCGCTGGAGGCGGTGCTGACGAACGGCTCCGGCCGGGTCGCGGTCACCGGACCGCAGGGCGAGTACACCGGGGTGGTGGACGTGGGGACGCTGATGGACGCCGTACACGAACTGCTGGAGGACGACCGGCGCCGGGCGGGGCGGGACACGGACGGTCAGGGGTGGGAGGGATGA
- the hppD gene encoding 4-hydroxyphenylpyruvate dioxygenase codes for MTQTTHHTPDTARQADPFPVKGMDAVVFAVGNAKQAAHYYSTAFGMKLVAYSGPETGSRETASYVLTNGSARFVLTSVIKPATTWGHFLAQHVAEHGDGVIDLAIEVPDARAAYAYAIEHGARSVAEPYELKDEHGTVVLAAIATYGETRHTLVERSGYDGPYLPGFAAADPLVEPPAHRTFQAVDHCVGNVELGRMDEWVGFYNKVMGFTNMKEFVGDDIATEYSALMSKVVADGTLKVKFPINEPAIAKKKSQIDEYLEFYGGAGVQHIALNTNDIVETVRTMRAAGVRFLDTPDSYYDTLGEWVGDTRVPVETLRELKILADRDEDGYLLQIFTKPVQDRPTVFFEIIERHGSMGFGKGNFKALFEAIEREQEKRGNL; via the coding sequence ATGACGCAGACCACACACCACACTCCCGACACCGCCCGGCAGGCCGACCCCTTCCCGGTCAAGGGAATGGACGCGGTCGTCTTCGCCGTGGGCAACGCCAAGCAGGCGGCGCACTACTACTCCACCGCCTTCGGCATGAAGCTGGTCGCGTACAGCGGTCCGGAGACCGGCAGCCGCGAGACCGCCTCGTACGTGCTCACCAACGGCTCGGCGCGCTTCGTCCTCACCTCCGTCATCAAGCCCGCCACCACCTGGGGCCACTTCCTCGCCCAGCACGTGGCCGAGCACGGCGACGGCGTGATCGACCTCGCGATCGAGGTCCCGGACGCCCGCGCCGCGTACGCCTACGCCATCGAGCACGGCGCCCGCTCCGTCGCCGAGCCGTACGAGCTGAAGGACGAGCACGGCACGGTCGTCCTCGCCGCGATCGCCACCTACGGCGAGACCCGCCACACCCTGGTCGAGCGCTCCGGCTACGACGGCCCCTACCTCCCGGGCTTCGCCGCCGCCGACCCGCTGGTCGAGCCGCCCGCCCACCGCACCTTCCAGGCGGTCGACCACTGCGTCGGCAACGTCGAGCTGGGCCGGATGGACGAGTGGGTCGGCTTCTACAACAAGGTCATGGGCTTCACGAACATGAAGGAGTTCGTGGGCGACGACATCGCCACCGAGTACTCCGCCCTGATGTCGAAGGTCGTCGCCGACGGCACGCTCAAGGTCAAGTTCCCGATCAACGAGCCCGCGATCGCCAAGAAGAAGTCGCAGATCGACGAGTACCTGGAGTTCTACGGCGGCGCCGGCGTCCAGCACATCGCGCTGAACACCAACGACATCGTCGAGACGGTCCGCACCATGCGCGCGGCCGGCGTCCGCTTCCTGGACACCCCCGACTCGTACTACGACACCCTCGGCGAGTGGGTCGGCGACACCCGGGTGCCGGTGGAGACCCTGCGCGAGCTGAAGATCCTCGCCGACCGCGACGAGGACGGCTATCTGCTCCAGATCTTCACCAAGCCGGTCCAGGACCGTCCGACCGTGTTCTTCGAGATCATCGAGCGGCACGGCTCGATGGGCTTCGGCAAGGGCAACTTCAAGGCCCTCTTCGAGGCGATCGAGCGGGAGCAGGAGAAGCGCGGCAACCTGTAG
- a CDS encoding ABC transporter permease codes for MSFWEYLAGRHQQLLTDAWQHASAVFQCTVLATVLGVLIALATYRSERAGALATTATATVLTVPSLALIGLLIPVVGLGVPPTVIALTLYGLLPVVRNAIVGLRGVDPALVDAAEGIGMSRTARLLRVELPLAWPPILTGVRVSTQMLMGIAAIAAYASGPGLGNEIFRGLASLGSANALNQVLAGTLGIVALALLFDAGYVLLGRLTIPRGIRG; via the coding sequence GTGAGCTTCTGGGAGTACCTGGCGGGCCGGCATCAGCAGTTGCTCACGGACGCCTGGCAACACGCCAGCGCCGTCTTCCAGTGCACGGTCCTGGCCACCGTCCTCGGGGTGCTGATCGCGCTGGCCACCTACCGCAGCGAGCGGGCCGGGGCGCTGGCCACCACCGCCACCGCGACCGTCCTGACCGTGCCCTCGCTGGCCCTGATCGGTCTGCTGATCCCGGTGGTGGGGCTCGGCGTGCCGCCGACGGTGATCGCGCTGACCCTGTACGGGCTGCTGCCGGTCGTACGGAACGCGATCGTCGGCCTGCGCGGGGTGGATCCCGCGCTGGTGGACGCGGCCGAGGGCATCGGGATGTCGCGGACGGCCCGGCTGCTGCGGGTCGAACTCCCGCTGGCCTGGCCGCCGATCCTCACCGGCGTCCGGGTCTCCACCCAGATGCTGATGGGCATCGCGGCGATCGCCGCCTACGCCTCCGGGCCCGGCCTCGGCAACGAGATCTTCCGCGGCCTCGCCTCCCTGGGCAGCGCGAACGCCCTCAACCAGGTCCTCGCCGGCACGCTCGGGATCGTCGCCCTGGCGCTGCTGTTCGACGCCGGGTACGTGCTGCTCGGGCGGCTGACGATTCCGAGGGGGATCCGTGGCTGA
- a CDS encoding FAD-binding oxidoreductase, protein MIMSRIEAPHDHVTGSLVDRLLAGLPAEAVLTDPDVTVSYAHDMAGFCPAGTPAVVVLPRTVDQVRHVMRTATELRVPVVPQGARTGLSGGANASDGCVVLSLTRMDRILEIDPVERIAVVEPGVVNATLSRAVGEHGLYYPPDPSSWETCTIGGNIGTASGGLCCVKYGVTAEYVLGLDVVLADGRLMTTGRRTAKGVAGYDLTRLFVGSEGSLGIVVRAVLALRPRPPRQLVLAAEFASAAAACDAVCRIMAGGHVPSLLELMDRTTVKAVNDLTRMGLPESTEALLLAAFDTPDPAADLAAVGALCEAAGATQVVPAEDAAESELLLQARRSSLVALEAVTGTTMIDDVCVPRSRLGDMIEGVERIAERHRLTIGVVAHAGDGNTHPTVCFDAQDPDESRRARASFDEIMALGLELGGTITGEHGVGVLKKEWLAREIGPVGVEMQRGIKQVFDPLGILNPGKLF, encoded by the coding sequence GTGATCATGAGCCGTATCGAAGCGCCGCACGACCACGTCACGGGCAGCCTCGTCGACCGTCTGCTCGCCGGCCTGCCCGCCGAGGCCGTCCTCACCGACCCCGACGTCACGGTCTCGTACGCCCACGACATGGCCGGCTTCTGTCCGGCGGGCACCCCGGCCGTCGTGGTGCTGCCCCGCACGGTCGACCAGGTCCGGCACGTCATGCGCACCGCGACCGAGCTGCGCGTCCCCGTCGTCCCCCAGGGGGCGCGCACCGGCCTGTCCGGCGGAGCCAACGCCTCCGACGGCTGTGTCGTCCTCTCCCTGACGCGGATGGACCGCATCCTGGAGATCGACCCGGTGGAGCGGATCGCCGTCGTCGAACCGGGCGTCGTCAACGCCACGCTGTCCCGCGCGGTCGGCGAACACGGCCTCTATTACCCGCCGGATCCCTCCAGTTGGGAGACGTGCACCATCGGCGGCAACATCGGCACCGCCTCGGGCGGGCTGTGCTGTGTGAAGTACGGGGTGACGGCCGAGTACGTCCTCGGCCTCGACGTGGTGCTGGCCGACGGCCGGCTGATGACCACCGGCCGCCGCACCGCGAAGGGCGTCGCCGGGTACGACCTGACCCGGCTGTTCGTCGGCTCCGAGGGCTCGCTCGGTATCGTCGTACGGGCCGTCCTGGCGCTCCGGCCGCGCCCGCCCCGACAGCTCGTGCTGGCCGCGGAGTTCGCGTCGGCGGCCGCCGCCTGCGACGCCGTCTGCCGGATCATGGCCGGCGGGCATGTGCCCTCGCTCCTCGAACTCATGGACCGTACGACCGTCAAGGCCGTCAACGACCTCACCCGCATGGGCCTGCCGGAGTCCACCGAGGCGCTGCTGCTCGCCGCCTTCGACACCCCGGACCCGGCCGCCGACCTCGCCGCGGTCGGCGCGCTGTGCGAGGCGGCCGGTGCCACCCAGGTGGTTCCCGCCGAGGACGCCGCCGAGTCCGAACTGCTGCTCCAGGCGCGGCGGTCGTCGCTCGTCGCCCTGGAGGCCGTCACGGGCACGACGATGATCGACGACGTGTGCGTGCCGCGCTCGCGGCTCGGCGACATGATCGAGGGCGTGGAGCGGATCGCCGAGCGGCACCGGCTGACCATCGGCGTCGTCGCCCACGCGGGTGACGGCAACACCCACCCCACCGTGTGCTTCGACGCGCAGGACCCCGACGAGTCCCGGCGCGCCCGCGCGTCCTTCGACGAGATCATGGCGCTCGGTCTGGAACTCGGCGGCACGATCACCGGCGAGCACGGGGTCGGGGTGCTGAAGAAGGAGTGGCTGGCGCGTGAGATCGGCCCGGTGGGGGTGGAGATGCAGCGGGGCATCAAGCAGGTCTTCGACCCGCTGGGCATCCTCAATCCGGGCAAGCTGTTCTGA
- a CDS encoding ABC transporter permease has product MTALDIEETGTAPSPTRGRAPRIGWRKLTVLPACLVALMLGTWLWFRQAELDVVSENALSHGQVSKALWQHVELTVLSTFFVLILAIPLGVLLTRPRYGRATPFVMAFANAGQATPAIGLLALLVIWLGTGTKAALIGMVAYAVLPVLANTVTGLRANDPTLLEAARGIGMSPLDVLRRVELPLAVPLILAGVRTALVLNVGTATLAAFGGGGGLGVLITAGITNHRMPVLVLGSLLTVALALLVDWLASLAELLLRPRGLETER; this is encoded by the coding sequence ATGACCGCGCTCGACATCGAGGAGACCGGGACCGCGCCGTCGCCCACGAGAGGCCGGGCACCGCGGATCGGCTGGCGGAAGCTGACCGTCCTGCCCGCCTGTCTGGTGGCCCTGATGCTGGGGACCTGGCTGTGGTTCCGCCAGGCCGAGCTGGATGTCGTCTCCGAGAACGCCCTCTCCCACGGCCAGGTCTCCAAGGCGCTGTGGCAGCACGTCGAACTGACCGTGCTCTCCACCTTCTTCGTGCTGATCCTCGCGATCCCGCTGGGCGTCCTGCTGACCCGCCCCCGGTACGGCCGCGCCACCCCGTTCGTCATGGCCTTCGCCAACGCCGGCCAGGCCACCCCGGCGATCGGTCTGCTCGCGCTGCTGGTGATCTGGCTCGGCACCGGGACGAAGGCCGCCCTGATCGGCATGGTCGCCTACGCCGTCCTGCCCGTCCTCGCCAACACCGTCACCGGGCTGCGGGCCAACGACCCGACGCTGCTGGAGGCCGCCCGCGGCATCGGGATGTCCCCGCTGGACGTGCTGCGCCGGGTGGAGCTGCCGCTGGCCGTCCCGCTGATCCTGGCCGGGGTCCGTACGGCCCTCGTCCTCAACGTCGGGACGGCGACCCTGGCGGCCTTCGGCGGGGGCGGCGGCCTGGGCGTGCTGATCACCGCCGGGATCACCAACCACCGGATGCCGGTCCTGGTGCTGGGCTCCCTGCTCACCGTGGCCCTGGCCCTGCTGGTGGACTGGCTGGCCTCGCTGGCCGAACTGCTGCTGCGGCCCCGGGGGCTGGAGACGGAACGGTGA
- a CDS encoding SsgA family sporulation/cell division regulator has translation MHHTVVERELELRLVLSPERSIPVPARLSYRSDDPFAVHIVFHIDSEHPVHWTFARELLVEGVFRPCGHGDVRVWPTKVEGRSVVLIALSSPDGDALLEAPAAQVSAWLERTLRVVPPGTEGEQLGIDDGLAELLAPTPADDAWLRDPWPTDESAEGE, from the coding sequence ATGCACCACACCGTGGTGGAGCGCGAACTGGAACTCAGGCTCGTCCTGTCGCCGGAGCGCAGCATCCCCGTCCCGGCCCGGCTGAGCTACCGCAGCGACGACCCGTTCGCCGTCCACATCGTCTTCCACATCGACTCCGAGCACCCCGTGCACTGGACGTTCGCCCGCGAGCTGCTGGTCGAGGGGGTGTTCCGGCCGTGCGGGCACGGGGACGTACGGGTGTGGCCGACGAAGGTGGAGGGCCGCAGCGTGGTGCTGATCGCGCTCAGCTCGCCCGACGGCGACGCCCTCCTGGAGGCGCCCGCCGCCCAGGTCTCGGCCTGGCTGGAGCGCACGCTGCGGGTGGTGCCCCCGGGGACCGAGGGCGAGCAGCTCGGCATCGACGACGGTCTGGCCGAACTGCTCGCCCCCACCCCCGCGGACGACGCCTGGCTGCGCGATCCCTGGCCGACGGACGAGTCGGCGGAGGGGGAATGA
- a CDS encoding glycine betaine ABC transporter substrate-binding protein, which translates to MRGPAPGRALSVRSGPAVRSALAVLSALALVSGVSGCGLSSGSPMADDVSPGTIGKGRPLTGARLTVTSKSFTENLVLGAMMGIAFQAAGAEVVDRTGIQGSIGPREAVRKGEADAMYEYTGTAWISYQGNSEPLPDAQAQWKAVRDADLKNGVTWLPPSRLDNTYALAMNRDLHKRYDTHNLSQVAALGTAMPSAVTLCVEGEFANRADGLPGMLKAYGLKVPASRITQMDTGIIYTEAAKGRCTYGEVYTTDGRIASMDLVVMADDRTFFPHYNAAPEVNSRTLEKWPAIADVLAPLTAKLDNEVARTLNARVDVDGEDPHQVALEWMREQGLVR; encoded by the coding sequence GTGAGGGGGCCCGCGCCGGGGCGCGCGCTGTCCGTACGGTCCGGACCGGCCGTACGGTCCGCGCTGGCCGTCCTGTCCGCGCTGGCCCTGGTGTCCGGCGTCTCCGGCTGCGGGCTGAGCAGCGGCTCGCCGATGGCCGACGACGTCTCCCCCGGCACCATCGGCAAGGGACGGCCGCTGACCGGTGCGCGGCTCACCGTGACGTCCAAGTCGTTCACCGAGAACCTCGTCCTCGGCGCGATGATGGGCATCGCCTTCCAGGCGGCGGGCGCGGAGGTCGTCGACCGGACCGGCATCCAGGGGTCCATCGGCCCCCGCGAGGCGGTCCGCAAGGGCGAGGCCGACGCCATGTACGAGTACACGGGCACCGCCTGGATCTCGTACCAGGGCAACAGCGAGCCGCTCCCCGACGCGCAGGCGCAGTGGAAGGCCGTGCGCGACGCCGATCTGAAGAACGGTGTGACCTGGCTGCCGCCGTCCCGGCTGGACAACACCTACGCCCTCGCCATGAACCGGGATCTGCACAAGCGGTACGACACGCACAACCTCTCCCAGGTGGCGGCCCTGGGCACGGCGATGCCGAGCGCGGTGACGCTGTGCGTGGAGGGCGAGTTCGCCAACCGCGCGGACGGGCTGCCGGGGATGCTCAAGGCGTACGGGCTGAAGGTGCCGGCGTCCCGGATCACCCAGATGGACACGGGGATCATCTACACCGAGGCGGCGAAGGGGCGGTGCACGTACGGGGAGGTGTACACGACCGACGGCCGGATCGCGTCCATGGACCTGGTGGTGATGGCGGACGACCGGACGTTCTTCCCGCACTACAACGCGGCCCCCGAGGTCAACTCCAGGACGCTGGAGAAGTGGCCGGCCATCGCCGACGTCCTGGCGCCGCTGACGGCGAAGCTGGACAACGAGGTGGCGCGGACGCTGAACGCGCGGGTGGACGTGGACGGGGAGGATCCGCACCAGGTGGCGCTGGAGTGGATGAGGGAGCAGGGGTTGGTGCGGTAG
- a CDS encoding tetratricopeptide repeat protein → MENEAGTAPDVAPRQPSWYRRPRFVGPLAGCVVLGGVLLLWPFGGSGGGGAAAPAPGARAHAAVRTGVTAALPDLAALIEEREGRVREHPRDARSWAVLGTAYVEQGRRTADATRFPKAERALRTSLSVAPRGNAEALGGLAALANARQDFRAAKTWAERARAAAPGRWTTYPQLIDACTGLGDYKGAQAALDRMLRLGSGPAVLARAADVYWERGRPEDAQAALSDAAAGAGSPAEEAAWRERAGRLAFERGEREEALRSFEEAVRLDPDQRAALAGQGRALAALGRTEEALSAYRAALDGQPLPQYALELGELYEARGLAGPAAEQYGLLRERVREDTAGGVDGALVLGRFEADHGDPAAAVRRLRVEWRRQPGTAVADALGWALHRTGAHEEALRFAAIATDRVHGGAVRSAPYVYHRGMIERALGKSAPARRHLAEALRLNPYFSPLHAPVARAALAGLGEVPDVEPPE, encoded by the coding sequence ATGGAGAACGAAGCGGGCACCGCCCCGGACGTGGCACCCCGACAGCCCTCCTGGTACCGCCGGCCGCGGTTCGTCGGCCCGCTGGCGGGGTGCGTGGTGCTGGGCGGCGTGCTGCTGCTGTGGCCGTTCGGCGGGTCCGGCGGGGGCGGGGCGGCCGCCCCGGCGCCGGGGGCGCGGGCGCACGCGGCGGTGCGCACCGGGGTGACGGCGGCGCTGCCGGATCTGGCGGCGCTGATCGAGGAGCGCGAGGGCCGGGTGCGGGAGCATCCGCGGGACGCCCGCTCCTGGGCGGTGCTCGGCACGGCCTACGTCGAGCAGGGCCGGCGCACCGCCGACGCGACCCGGTTCCCGAAGGCGGAGCGGGCGCTGCGCACGTCGCTGTCGGTGGCGCCGCGCGGCAACGCCGAGGCGCTGGGCGGGCTGGCGGCGCTGGCCAACGCGCGCCAGGACTTCCGGGCGGCGAAGACCTGGGCGGAGCGGGCGCGGGCGGCGGCGCCGGGGCGCTGGACGACGTATCCGCAGCTCATCGATGCCTGCACCGGGCTCGGCGACTACAAGGGGGCGCAGGCGGCGCTGGACCGGATGCTGCGGCTGGGGTCCGGTCCGGCGGTGCTGGCGCGGGCGGCGGACGTGTACTGGGAGCGGGGGCGGCCGGAGGACGCGCAGGCCGCGCTGTCGGACGCGGCGGCGGGCGCCGGCTCCCCCGCCGAGGAGGCGGCGTGGCGGGAGCGGGCCGGGCGGCTGGCGTTCGAGCGCGGGGAGCGTGAGGAGGCGCTGCGCTCCTTCGAGGAGGCGGTGCGGCTGGACCCGGACCAGCGGGCCGCGCTCGCCGGGCAGGGGCGGGCGCTGGCGGCGCTGGGCCGGACGGAGGAGGCGCTGAGCGCGTACCGGGCGGCGCTCGACGGGCAGCCGCTGCCGCAGTACGCGCTGGAGCTGGGCGAGCTGTACGAGGCGCGGGGGCTGGCGGGGCCCGCCGCCGAGCAGTACGGCCTGCTGCGCGAGCGGGTGCGCGAGGACACGGCGGGCGGTGTCGACGGGGCGCTGGTGCTGGGCCGCTTCGAGGCCGACCACGGCGATCCCGCGGCCGCGGTACGGCGGCTGCGGGTGGAGTGGCGGCGGCAGCCGGGGACCGCCGTCGCGGACGCGCTGGGCTGGGCGCTGCACCGGACGGGCGCGCACGAGGAGGCGCTGCGGTTCGCCGCGATCGCCACCGACCGGGTGCACGGCGGGGCGGTGCGCAGCGCCCCGTACGTCTACCACCGGGGGATGATCGAGCGGGCGCTGGGGAAGTCCGCGCCCGCCCGACGTCATCTGGCGGAGGCCCTGCGGCTCAACCCGTACTTCTCCCCGCTGCACGCCCCGGTGGCGCGGGCGGCGCTGGCGGGACTGGGAGAGGTGCCGGACGTCGAGCCGCCCGAGTGA